One part of the Tunicatimonas pelagia genome encodes these proteins:
- a CDS encoding RagB/SusD family nutrient uptake outer membrane protein, producing MTTNIYLRTFLLPLMMLLTLSCNETEILREVPLDFASPDNAFVTVDDFNSSVYALYDNLRVMLSASEHRPLDYLYGTDIGYNGAQQLNQRFGSYLATLTPNSIQTTYHWREYYGIISSANIILDRLSDSELTDEQKISIEADTRLFRGLSYRNLGYLYGGVPIELEAVSSPKTDYQRASRQEVYEQAVADLAFAAQNLPGITEVEDGQVSNLAAYHLLADVYVALERWTDAINATTIVIDDPATALMTERFGSRQSEPGDVYWDLFRRQNQNRGSGNTEGIWVFQQEVDILGGELQSGSRDGAQLERDHAPRPYTFSVTDPSGVTPFLPLGVSYTSGRGIGRLRGTDHLNYGIWQSDPNDMRNSEYNFIRDVAFNNPESEWFGQMISEYLDLFRQTNEDTIRRFYPFQSKVFTPGNHPPELFVDPELQTMNASATGSTYTDQYFIRLAETYLLRAEAHLGNGDATSAAADINVVRGRARAIPVTPGEIDIDYILDERMRELGVEEKRRLTLNRLGLLYDRTSRYCNGNPVATNFGCDVQPYHNLFPIPFSEIESNTGATLEQNPGYSAN from the coding sequence ATGACAACTAATATATACCTCAGAACCTTCTTATTGCCCTTAATGATGCTGCTGACCTTGAGCTGCAACGAAACTGAGATTTTACGGGAAGTACCGCTGGATTTCGCCAGTCCAGATAACGCCTTTGTTACCGTAGATGATTTCAACTCATCGGTCTACGCACTGTACGATAATCTACGAGTAATGCTCTCCGCTAGTGAACACCGTCCGCTGGATTATCTGTACGGAACCGATATTGGCTACAATGGTGCCCAGCAACTCAATCAACGCTTCGGTAGCTACTTAGCCACGCTGACTCCTAATTCTATTCAAACCACCTATCACTGGCGGGAGTATTACGGAATCATCTCTTCGGCTAACATTATTTTGGATCGTTTATCAGACTCCGAATTAACTGATGAACAAAAGATTAGCATAGAGGCAGACACCAGATTATTCCGGGGGCTTTCTTACCGTAACTTAGGTTATCTGTACGGCGGCGTTCCCATTGAATTAGAAGCGGTTAGTTCTCCCAAAACGGACTACCAACGAGCTTCCCGACAAGAGGTGTACGAGCAAGCGGTAGCTGACTTAGCGTTTGCCGCTCAAAATCTCCCCGGAATCACCGAAGTTGAAGATGGACAGGTTTCTAATCTGGCAGCTTATCATTTGTTAGCCGACGTATATGTAGCGCTGGAACGTTGGACAGATGCCATCAATGCTACCACTATAGTTATTGATGACCCCGCTACCGCCCTGATGACCGAACGGTTTGGTTCCCGGCAAAGCGAACCGGGCGACGTATACTGGGACTTATTCCGAAGGCAAAACCAAAACCGTGGATCGGGTAATACCGAAGGCATTTGGGTATTTCAGCAGGAGGTAGATATACTGGGCGGTGAACTACAGTCTGGAAGCAGAGATGGTGCCCAGCTAGAGCGAGACCATGCGCCCCGTCCGTATACCTTTAGTGTGACTGACCCCTCGGGGGTAACCCCGTTTCTCCCTTTAGGGGTTTCCTATACTTCCGGACGAGGAATTGGCCGCTTACGAGGTACCGATCATCTGAACTACGGCATTTGGCAGAGTGACCCGAACGATATGCGAAACTCTGAATACAACTTCATCCGGGATGTGGCTTTCAATAATCCTGAATCGGAATGGTTTGGCCAGATGATCTCGGAGTACCTGGATTTGTTTCGGCAAACCAACGAAGATACGATCCGGCGGTTCTACCCATTTCAGTCCAAGGTATTTACTCCCGGTAATCATCCGCCGGAATTGTTTGTCGACCCTGAATTACAAACGATGAATGCCTCCGCTACCGGTAGCACCTACACCGATCAGTACTTCATCCGACTTGCCGAAACATATTTACTCCGGGCCGAGGCCCATTTAGGCAACGGCGATGCCACCAGTGCTGCCGCTGACATCAACGTAGTCCGGGGAAGGGCACGAGCAATTCCGGTTACCCCCGGTGAAATAGATATTGACTACATTCTGGACGAGCGAATGCGAGAGTTGGGAGTAGAAGAAAAACGACGACTTACGCTGAATCGATTGGGTCTACTGTACGATCGAACCAGTCGTTATTGCAACGGAAACCCGGTGGCTACTAATTTTGGCTGCGATGTACAGCCCTATCACAATTTATTTCCAATACCATTCAGTGAGATAGAGAGTAATACCGGAGCTACGCTGGAGCAGAACCCAGGTTATTCGGCAAATTAG
- a CDS encoding SusC/RagA family TonB-linked outer membrane protein, with amino-acid sequence MNHLLYPSLKARLLLLSCLISYAAIAQQIAYTAPAVTQQNQQESLIDVLTKLEQDLNISFDYDASMLQGKTVKATQVKEDPANVEVYLNTLLRGYRLRAKRFEDNTYVIYLARQIQPKKIKQKLLYEEGSVSRELIPKKIQLSQPLPTQPAVAQTISGQVTDLSTNEPLPGVNILAQGTASGTVSDVEGNYRLTVNDDVTTLVFSSIGYETIEVEINGRSTIDLALSPDIQSLSEVVVVGYGTQEKSDLTGAVVRADIESFRESPNVNIAQSLQGSVPGLNIGQVDAAGENPSISVRGRSTINGNQNVLLVVDGIIYTGSLSDLNPNDIEAIDVLKDPSSMAIFGAQAANGVILITTKGGSTSDKPVFSYTGSFTTQAPTNTLTLMNREEFIQKSFDVDWEASFQAPEYTELVPGWSYADVVGDPELRAGFDNGTDFDWWDAATDPGYINAHNLSVRGTSGKISYFLSGGYTKQKGYIISDEFERITTRINLENDIFDWLTIGAQTFGSFSDYSGNSPSIASLARMAPLVQPAVENGEFILNPNGANIPNPFLVATADDFDKRNSLFGNFYADLNIPFVEGLNYRLNFGNNYSWDRHYSSNEFDNSASGGAFKRNRTWYDWTLDHIVTYKKTLAEKHQLDVTLVAGQRERNYEETLATGANYNNLRLSYNDLSLAAIQTIESEAWDESYLYQMARINYEFDYKYLITATVRRDGFSGFARNEKTALFPSVGIGWVLSEESFMDLPWLNNLKLRGSYGTNGNLVDRYASLAVLNTYAAYVFGDGGSTLFGQEVENLANPNLTWETTTGFNFGLDFSVLSNRITGSVDYYRTTTNDLIFDVAIPEVTGFNQITSNVGEVANRGIELAINSKVVQQGDFSWNLNLNLASNNNEIVSLVGLDANGDGQEDDLQASGLFIGESIGSIFDYESAGIIQLGEEAPDGFFVGTHRIVDQNGDEFIDPNDRVILGREEPAYQFGILNEFNYKDFTLRFFINSVQGGKDGYRGRNMLNGFGIGDNIRRNNMWNGYDYWTPANPNARYRRLDQEPAFDYIFYGDRSFVRLQDITVAYRLNSSLVERLGIQNLKVFVSGKNLFTWTDWEGWDPEIDRERQPNGNLEQQSKGGFAANGRPVLRGFSVGLDMSF; translated from the coding sequence ATGAATCATCTCCTCTACCCTTCTCTCAAAGCCCGACTTCTCCTACTGAGTTGTCTCATTTCGTACGCGGCTATTGCCCAGCAAATAGCCTACACTGCTCCGGCAGTTACCCAACAAAACCAGCAAGAATCGCTGATTGACGTACTGACTAAACTTGAGCAAGACCTAAACATCTCCTTTGATTACGATGCGTCTATGCTGCAAGGTAAAACGGTAAAAGCTACTCAAGTAAAGGAAGACCCAGCTAATGTGGAAGTGTATCTGAACACACTGCTCCGAGGCTATCGGTTGCGGGCAAAACGTTTCGAGGACAATACCTACGTGATTTACTTAGCTCGTCAAATTCAGCCGAAAAAGATAAAACAGAAGCTCCTCTATGAGGAAGGAAGTGTCTCCAGAGAGTTAATACCAAAAAAAATACAGCTTTCCCAGCCTTTGCCGACACAACCAGCTGTTGCCCAGACAATTAGTGGCCAAGTGACGGACTTATCAACTAACGAACCACTACCGGGGGTGAATATTCTGGCGCAAGGAACGGCTAGCGGCACTGTATCCGATGTAGAAGGAAATTATCGCCTGACAGTGAATGACGACGTAACTACCCTAGTGTTTTCGTCCATTGGCTACGAAACGATTGAAGTAGAAATTAACGGACGATCAACGATTGATCTTGCCCTATCTCCTGACATTCAATCGCTGTCGGAGGTAGTGGTGGTCGGGTACGGAACCCAAGAAAAGTCTGACTTAACGGGGGCAGTAGTTCGTGCTGATATTGAGTCGTTTCGGGAATCACCTAATGTGAATATTGCCCAGTCGCTACAAGGAAGTGTACCCGGTTTAAATATTGGTCAGGTAGACGCGGCAGGCGAAAACCCATCTATATCAGTACGAGGACGCTCTACAATTAACGGTAACCAAAACGTACTTTTGGTAGTGGATGGAATCATCTATACCGGAAGCTTAAGCGATTTGAACCCTAACGACATTGAGGCAATTGATGTGTTGAAAGATCCGAGTAGTATGGCGATTTTCGGTGCTCAAGCAGCCAATGGGGTGATTCTGATTACTACCAAAGGGGGAAGTACTTCCGACAAACCGGTTTTTAGCTACACCGGTTCATTCACTACCCAAGCCCCCACCAATACGCTCACCCTAATGAACCGAGAGGAATTCATTCAAAAATCATTTGATGTAGATTGGGAAGCCTCTTTTCAAGCTCCCGAGTATACGGAGTTGGTACCGGGTTGGAGTTACGCAGATGTTGTCGGCGACCCTGAACTACGGGCCGGCTTCGATAATGGAACTGACTTTGACTGGTGGGATGCAGCTACCGACCCTGGTTACATCAATGCCCACAATCTAAGTGTGAGAGGTACCAGTGGTAAGATATCGTACTTTCTTTCGGGTGGATACACCAAGCAGAAAGGCTACATTATTAGCGATGAGTTTGAACGGATTACCACGCGTATTAACTTAGAGAATGATATTTTTGATTGGCTCACCATTGGTGCTCAGACATTCGGATCATTTTCAGACTATTCCGGCAACTCTCCTTCTATTGCCAGCTTAGCCCGGATGGCCCCGTTAGTACAACCAGCGGTTGAGAACGGAGAATTTATTCTTAATCCTAACGGAGCAAATATTCCCAATCCTTTTTTGGTGGCTACTGCCGATGATTTTGATAAACGTAATAGCTTATTCGGAAATTTTTATGCCGACTTGAATATACCGTTCGTGGAAGGGCTAAACTACCGCCTCAACTTCGGCAATAACTACTCCTGGGATCGTCACTACAGTAGCAACGAGTTTGACAATAGTGCTTCCGGTGGCGCCTTTAAGAGAAATCGAACTTGGTACGATTGGACACTAGACCATATTGTTACTTACAAAAAGACACTCGCCGAAAAGCACCAACTGGATGTAACCCTGGTAGCCGGACAACGAGAAAGAAACTACGAAGAAACCTTAGCTACGGGGGCTAATTACAACAATCTGCGACTAAGCTACAACGACCTAAGCCTAGCCGCTATTCAGACCATAGAATCCGAAGCCTGGGACGAAAGTTACCTCTACCAGATGGCGCGAATCAACTACGAGTTTGACTACAAGTATTTGATTACCGCTACCGTACGCCGGGATGGATTCTCGGGTTTTGCCCGTAACGAAAAGACCGCACTTTTTCCTTCTGTTGGCATAGGATGGGTACTAAGTGAAGAGAGCTTCATGGATCTACCCTGGCTGAACAATTTGAAATTGAGAGGGTCGTACGGCACCAATGGAAATCTGGTTGATCGTTACGCTTCACTGGCGGTACTGAATACTTACGCAGCTTACGTGTTTGGCGACGGGGGTTCTACCCTATTCGGACAGGAAGTAGAAAATCTAGCCAACCCCAATCTCACCTGGGAAACGACCACCGGGTTTAATTTCGGTTTAGACTTTTCAGTACTCAGCAACCGGATTACCGGTAGTGTAGATTACTACCGTACCACTACCAACGACCTGATCTTCGATGTTGCTATTCCTGAGGTTACTGGTTTTAATCAGATCACCTCCAACGTGGGGGAAGTAGCTAACCGAGGTATTGAACTAGCCATCAACAGCAAGGTAGTTCAGCAAGGTGATTTCTCCTGGAACCTAAATCTTAATCTAGCTTCCAATAATAACGAAATCGTATCGCTGGTAGGCTTAGATGCTAATGGAGACGGGCAGGAAGATGATTTGCAAGCCAGCGGTTTGTTCATCGGTGAGTCTATCGGGTCAATTTTTGATTACGAATCGGCGGGAATTATTCAGTTGGGTGAAGAAGCCCCCGATGGCTTTTTCGTAGGTACCCACCGCATTGTCGACCAAAATGGTGATGAGTTTATTGACCCTAATGACCGGGTCATTTTGGGCAGAGAAGAACCCGCTTATCAGTTTGGTATTCTAAACGAATTCAATTACAAGGACTTCACTTTGCGCTTTTTTATTAACTCGGTGCAGGGAGGAAAAGACGGGTACCGAGGTAGAAATATGCTGAATGGCTTTGGTATTGGCGATAACATTCGGCGAAACAATATGTGGAACGGCTACGATTACTGGACACCCGCTAACCCCAACGCCCGCTACCGCAGGCTAGACCAAGAGCCCGCTTTTGACTACATATTTTACGGTGACCGTAGCTTCGTCCGGCTTCAGGATATAACGGTAGCTTACCGCTTAAATTCATCGCTAGTAGAACGCTTGGGTATTCAGAACCTAAAAGTCTTCGTCAGTGGTAAGAACTTATTTACCTGGACCGACTGGGAAGGCTGGGACCCAGAGATAGACCGGGAACGTCAACCAAATGGTAACCTAGAACAACAATCCAAAGGGGGCTTCGCTGCCAACGGCCGTCCGGTACTGCGTGGCTTTTCGGTTGGACTAGATATGAGCTTTTAA
- a CDS encoding FecR family protein: MKDSYADFSVDDFLQDPYFYEWVRFPTPEHHAFWQSWLIQHPEKRKIVDQAQRLLKSIIENEESPPPHFKAEDWKAIQQKIARQAPSELLPSKSDRPIRTLRTWVAAASVLLILGVGIALYLHEPTASDWTSVRTQYGEQQPVTLPDGSEVILNGNSTLRYSTDWEEQPNRREVWLEGEAFFSVTKQQNKSQGHFTKFTVHANELRVEVRGTQFNVQNRPENTQVVLHEGKVLIRNEQQDSVLLRPNELAESDAHRGIQKKTVNAQHFISWKDQVLTFSEEPIKNIFDRLENTYGWQIAVQDSSWLQQKYTGSVPTDRTELLFDKFSLLYELDIAYQDRQVTIK; encoded by the coding sequence ATGAAAGACTCTTATGCGGATTTTTCCGTAGACGACTTTTTGCAAGATCCCTACTTCTACGAATGGGTACGCTTTCCTACTCCCGAACACCATGCCTTTTGGCAGTCCTGGCTAATTCAGCACCCTGAAAAGAGAAAGATCGTAGACCAAGCCCAACGTTTGCTGAAGTCTATCATAGAAAATGAAGAATCACCTCCTCCTCATTTCAAAGCCGAAGATTGGAAAGCAATACAGCAGAAAATAGCTCGGCAAGCTCCTTCTGAATTATTACCGTCTAAATCCGACCGTCCCATTCGCACCCTCAGAACCTGGGTAGCGGCGGCCTCAGTATTATTGATCCTGGGTGTAGGAATAGCCTTGTACCTACATGAACCTACTGCCTCGGATTGGACATCTGTTCGCACGCAGTACGGTGAGCAGCAACCCGTTACTCTTCCGGATGGGTCGGAGGTAATCCTAAACGGAAATTCTACATTGCGCTACTCTACCGACTGGGAAGAACAGCCGAACAGACGTGAGGTATGGCTAGAGGGTGAAGCATTTTTCTCGGTTACCAAACAACAAAATAAAAGTCAAGGTCACTTCACTAAATTCACGGTGCACGCCAATGAGCTTCGGGTAGAAGTGCGCGGCACCCAGTTCAATGTGCAGAACCGCCCCGAAAATACGCAGGTAGTATTGCACGAGGGAAAAGTGTTAATCCGTAACGAGCAACAAGACTCGGTTCTACTTCGCCCAAATGAACTAGCTGAATCCGATGCCCACCGGGGTATTCAGAAGAAAACGGTAAATGCTCAACATTTTATTTCCTGGAAGGACCAAGTGCTCACCTTTAGTGAAGAGCCCATAAAAAATATTTTTGACCGGTTAGAAAACACCTACGGCTGGCAAATTGCAGTTCAGGACTCTTCTTGGTTACAGCAAAAGTACACTGGCTCGGTACCTACCGACCGTACCGAGCTACTGTTCGACAAGTTCTCACTACTCTACGAACTGGACATTGCGTATCAAGACCGGCAAGTCACTATTAAATAA
- a CDS encoding RNA polymerase sigma factor, with protein sequence MATQSHFDPQIDSTTHWKRFLQGDKVAFEEIYNRYYERLYQYGRHLAPDEHVVRDSIQTLFVDLWQRKKYLSITSNVQGYLFKALRRVIIRQLQEQRRRTVPAPILVPSREEEIIQKETNRLSQKQVQQALAQLTKHQREVVHLRFFANLSNQQIASTLNISVATVYNIISLSLAKLRSHYAEKTILIWLVSLLM encoded by the coding sequence TTGGCTACCCAATCGCATTTTGACCCTCAGATTGATAGCACTACCCATTGGAAGCGTTTTCTTCAGGGGGACAAGGTTGCGTTCGAAGAAATTTACAATCGGTACTACGAGCGTTTGTATCAGTACGGTAGGCATCTTGCCCCCGATGAGCATGTAGTACGCGATAGCATTCAAACTCTGTTTGTCGATTTGTGGCAACGAAAAAAGTATTTGTCTATCACTTCCAACGTGCAGGGTTATCTATTTAAGGCTCTCCGCCGAGTCATTATTCGACAGTTGCAGGAACAAAGGAGACGAACCGTACCCGCACCTATTTTAGTCCCCTCGCGGGAAGAAGAAATTATACAAAAGGAAACGAACCGCCTAAGTCAAAAACAGGTGCAACAGGCTTTAGCTCAACTGACCAAGCACCAGCGTGAGGTAGTTCATCTTCGCTTCTTTGCCAACTTGAGCAATCAGCAAATTGCCAGTACGCTAAATATATCGGTAGCAACAGTGTATAACATCATTTCTCTGTCCTTAGCCAAACTTCGCAGCCACTACGCGGAAAAAACCATCCTTATTTGGCTAGTCTCTTTGCTAATGTGA
- a CDS encoding sulfatase family protein: MFVRIAVSVFLISLCSFCLSPQSESTETPPSTSSAPNIVLIYTDDVGYGDVSSYGATEISTPHIDRLAEEGLRFTDAHTTSATCTPSRYGLLTGQYPWRKDGTGIARGDAALIIDPDRFTLPDLLKQAGYATSVVGKWHLGLGPAGGPDWNGEINPSPLDIGFDESFLIPATGDRVPTVYVENRRVVGLDPADPIEVSFSEKVGDEPTGRDNPELLKMHPSHGHDMTIVNGISRIGYMTGGQAARWVDEDMADTITARAVSFIERNQEQPFFLYFSTHDIHVPRVPHPRFVGKSGMGSRGDAMLQLDWSVGQLLQTLDSLQLTDNTIVIFTSDNGPVVDDGYHDEAVEKLGNHTPAGPFRGGKYSVFEAGTRVPLLIRWPSEIAPSVSGALVSQIDFLASLATLTEQSVPSGAATDSQNNLDVLLGDSEENREFLIEHAASGALSLIKGKWKYIEPNDRPFYNENTDTELGNMPEPQLYDLSADQSEQQNVADQHPEVLTEMQTLLKKIRDI, translated from the coding sequence ATGTTTGTACGTATTGCAGTTTCTGTTTTTTTAATCTCGCTCTGTTCTTTCTGCTTATCGCCTCAATCGGAATCTACCGAAACTCCTCCGAGCACTTCATCTGCTCCTAATATTGTGTTGATCTATACCGACGACGTGGGTTACGGCGATGTGAGTAGCTACGGAGCTACCGAAATTAGTACGCCGCATATTGATCGGCTAGCGGAGGAAGGACTGCGGTTTACCGATGCCCACACCACTTCGGCTACCTGCACTCCTTCGCGCTACGGATTACTTACCGGGCAATACCCCTGGCGAAAAGATGGCACCGGCATTGCCCGGGGTGATGCCGCCCTGATTATTGACCCCGATCGTTTTACACTCCCTGATCTGCTGAAGCAAGCGGGTTACGCCACATCCGTAGTAGGCAAGTGGCACTTAGGACTAGGGCCAGCGGGTGGTCCTGACTGGAACGGAGAAATTAATCCTTCGCCGTTAGACATTGGTTTTGATGAATCTTTTCTGATTCCAGCAACAGGCGACCGAGTGCCAACCGTCTATGTAGAAAATCGTCGGGTCGTTGGGCTTGATCCCGCTGACCCGATTGAGGTAAGTTTCTCTGAGAAGGTTGGCGATGAACCTACTGGGCGGGATAATCCTGAACTGCTCAAGATGCACCCCAGCCACGGGCACGACATGACTATTGTAAACGGTATCAGCCGGATTGGATATATGACTGGAGGCCAAGCCGCTCGCTGGGTAGACGAAGACATGGCCGATACCATCACCGCCCGAGCCGTTAGTTTTATTGAAAGAAATCAGGAGCAGCCGTTCTTTCTCTACTTTTCTACTCACGATATTCACGTACCTCGGGTACCGCATCCCCGCTTTGTCGGAAAAAGTGGGATGGGTTCTCGGGGCGATGCCATGCTACAACTGGATTGGAGTGTGGGGCAACTTCTGCAAACGCTGGATAGCCTACAACTTACTGACAATACAATTGTCATTTTTACTAGCGACAATGGACCGGTGGTAGACGACGGTTACCACGACGAGGCAGTGGAGAAACTAGGCAATCATACACCCGCCGGACCCTTTCGCGGGGGAAAGTACAGTGTGTTTGAAGCCGGAACCCGCGTACCCTTGCTCATCCGCTGGCCCAGTGAAATAGCACCGAGCGTATCTGGTGCTCTAGTTAGTCAGATTGATTTTTTAGCCTCTTTGGCAACGCTTACTGAGCAATCAGTTCCATCCGGTGCGGCTACTGATAGCCAGAATAATTTAGATGTACTGTTAGGGGATAGCGAAGAAAATCGAGAATTTCTGATAGAACACGCGGCTTCTGGTGCGCTTTCTCTGATCAAAGGAAAGTGGAAATACATTGAACCCAATGATCGCCCTTTTTACAATGAAAATACGGATACTGAGCTAGGTAATATGCCCGAACCCCAACTGTACGATTTGTCGGCAGACCAAAGCGAACAGCAAAACGTTGCTGATCAGCACCCTGAGGTGCTAACGGAGATGCAAACGTTGCTAAAGAAAATTAGAGATATATAA
- a CDS encoding zinc-dependent alcohol dehydrogenase family protein, with protein sequence MKQIVFNTPGNAEVLTVKDIPVPEPKAGEVRVKVKAAPVNPSDVVFIQGVYGIQPQFPDSPVGFEGAGEIDVIGTGIGPDLKIAQGQRVAFATLGTWSEYVIVPATNVLPIPDNLSFEEGAQFFVNPFTAVAMLDEVNLQKGNWLLVTAAFSSLNKMVIQLAKKAGIRAIGTVRRAEQVQPLLNLGAEAIVNTKEDSLTDRVKSLTEGKGVQACFESVGGELGTQAIASLGKDATMLIYGLMSGEEAKISYGPTIFSTPTIKGFWLSRWMEESSVVDKARVAKQVYSIMKQGDVKLDVEKTFPLAQAAEAVTYSTQSGRTGKVIIQCG encoded by the coding sequence ATGAAACAAATTGTATTCAATACACCCGGAAATGCTGAAGTTCTTACTGTAAAGGACATACCAGTACCTGAACCAAAAGCCGGAGAAGTTCGGGTAAAAGTAAAAGCGGCTCCGGTAAACCCTTCGGATGTAGTATTCATCCAGGGAGTGTACGGTATTCAGCCTCAGTTTCCCGATAGCCCGGTGGGTTTTGAGGGGGCGGGAGAGATTGATGTAATTGGAACAGGAATTGGTCCTGATTTGAAAATAGCTCAGGGACAGCGGGTAGCATTTGCTACGCTGGGAACGTGGAGCGAATATGTGATAGTGCCAGCTACCAATGTGTTACCTATTCCAGATAATTTATCCTTCGAGGAAGGAGCGCAGTTCTTCGTAAACCCATTCACAGCCGTTGCTATGTTGGATGAAGTGAATCTGCAAAAAGGTAACTGGTTACTCGTAACGGCTGCCTTTTCATCGCTTAATAAAATGGTGATTCAACTAGCTAAGAAAGCGGGTATTCGGGCAATTGGAACAGTACGTCGGGCTGAACAGGTACAACCACTACTTAATTTGGGGGCAGAAGCCATAGTAAATACCAAAGAAGATTCACTGACTGATCGAGTGAAGAGCTTAACTGAGGGCAAGGGAGTGCAGGCTTGCTTTGAGTCGGTGGGGGGAGAGCTTGGCACCCAAGCGATTGCCAGTTTAGGCAAAGATGCTACTATGCTGATTTACGGTTTGATGAGTGGGGAAGAAGCTAAGATCAGCTATGGCCCAACTATTTTCAGTACCCCCACTATTAAAGGTTTTTGGTTAAGCCGCTGGATGGAAGAATCTAGCGTAGTTGATAAAGCTAGAGTAGCTAAACAAGTGTATAGCATAATGAAACAGGGCGACGTAAAATTAGATGTAGAAAAGACTTTTCCCTTAGCACAAGCAGCGGAAGCCGTTACCTACAGCACCCAATCTGGTCGAACCGGAAAGGTGATTATTCAGTGCGGTTGA
- a CDS encoding 1,4-dihydroxy-2-naphthoyl-CoA synthase gives MTQANWTTVKEYEDITYQKSGSVARIAFNRPNVRNAFRPKTVGELFEAFLDAREDTSIGVVLLSAEGPSTKDGVYSFCSGGDQRARGHQGYVDDDGMPRLNILEVQRLIRFMPKVVIAVVPGWAVGGGHSLHVVCDLTLASKEHAIFKQTDADVTSFDGGYGSAYLAKMVGQKRAREIFFLGRNYSAQEGYDMGMVNAVVPHDELEDAAYQWAQEILEKSPTSIKMLKFAFNLTDDGMVGQQVFAGEATRLAYMTDEAKEGRNAFLEKRKPDFKDIKWIP, from the coding sequence ATGACCCAAGCAAACTGGACAACTGTTAAAGAATACGAAGATATTACCTACCAGAAATCCGGTAGTGTGGCTCGCATTGCGTTTAATCGGCCTAATGTGCGGAATGCTTTTCGGCCTAAAACGGTGGGCGAATTGTTTGAAGCCTTTCTGGATGCCCGGGAAGATACCTCTATTGGAGTGGTACTACTTTCTGCCGAAGGGCCGTCTACCAAAGATGGAGTATACTCCTTTTGCAGTGGGGGCGACCAGCGAGCCCGTGGGCACCAAGGCTACGTAGACGACGACGGTATGCCCCGGCTCAATATTCTGGAAGTACAGCGGCTGATTCGGTTTATGCCTAAGGTGGTAATTGCGGTAGTACCCGGTTGGGCAGTTGGCGGTGGTCACAGTTTACACGTCGTTTGTGATCTAACCTTGGCTAGTAAAGAGCACGCCATCTTCAAGCAAACCGATGCCGATGTCACCAGCTTCGACGGCGGTTACGGCTCGGCTTACCTCGCTAAGATGGTGGGGCAAAAGCGAGCCCGGGAAATTTTCTTTTTGGGACGAAATTATTCCGCTCAGGAAGGGTACGACATGGGGATGGTAAACGCCGTAGTGCCGCACGATGAACTGGAAGATGCTGCTTACCAGTGGGCGCAGGAGATTCTGGAAAAATCACCTACCTCCATCAAAATGCTCAAATTCGCCTTCAACCTCACCGACGACGGTATGGTAGGGCAGCAAGTATTTGCCGGAGAAGCCACCCGCTTGGCTTACATGACCGACGAAGCCAAAGAAGGCCGCAATGCCTTTCTAGAGAAGCGCAAACCGGATTTTAAGGATATTAAGTGGATACCATGA